A genome region from Clostridium pasteurianum includes the following:
- a CDS encoding LCP family protein, translating into MVFDKKRIIIICVFVLICAAVGFGSFFYVSLYSTSTNSKNVNVQAVEPEKNEPVNILVTGMDDGRKENEFGSYEKRNDAIMIVHYDPKAKTASLVSIPRDTKVLVDGKAKKINDLNSIGGPKYLVNAIDKNFNIKVNYYLQLDYAGFRKIVDSLGGVNVNINNKMNYDDPYGKIHIHLNKGENQTLDGVKAEDFVRWEKNNNSKDSLSSDLVRIRDQHAFMAAVMDKLKSRKMIFKMPSILKTAAKNVTTNMSISDMHKYAKALAAVKSQNLKVTTLSGANAYIDGINYFVYNKSENKAIFSSGETSKVNIPSQAYKVEILNGTEKNGLAKQYKDILVKKGLGNDITTGNYPKKPVKETKVTLYGIPEDYVPYIKSKLKVDDIELVGKKTDKFDMIILQGEDFSE; encoded by the coding sequence ATGGTTTTTGATAAAAAAAGAATAATAATAATTTGTGTTTTTGTTTTGATATGTGCAGCAGTTGGTTTTGGAAGTTTTTTTTATGTATCATTATATAGTACTAGCACTAATTCTAAAAATGTAAATGTACAGGCAGTTGAGCCTGAAAAAAATGAACCTGTAAATATTTTGGTTACAGGTATGGATGATGGGCGTAAGGAAAACGAATTTGGAAGTTATGAAAAGAGAAATGATGCTATAATGATTGTGCATTATGATCCTAAAGCTAAAACTGCAAGTTTAGTGTCCATCCCTAGAGACACTAAGGTATTAGTAGATGGGAAAGCTAAAAAGATAAATGATCTAAATTCCATAGGTGGTCCTAAATATTTAGTTAACGCCATAGACAAAAATTTCAACATTAAAGTTAATTACTATTTGCAGCTTGATTATGCTGGCTTCAGAAAAATAGTTGATTCACTTGGCGGTGTAAATGTAAATATAAATAATAAAATGAATTATGATGACCCATATGGTAAAATTCACATACATCTTAATAAGGGTGAAAATCAGACATTAGACGGAGTAAAAGCAGAGGATTTTGTAAGATGGGAAAAAAATAATAATTCCAAGGATAGCTTAAGCAGCGATTTAGTTAGAATAAGAGATCAACATGCATTTATGGCAGCAGTTATGGATAAACTAAAAAGTAGAAAGATGATATTTAAAATGCCTTCTATTTTGAAAACTGCCGCTAAGAATGTGACAACTAATATGTCCATATCGGATATGCACAAGTATGCCAAAGCTTTAGCAGCTGTAAAGAGTCAGAATCTAAAAGTAACTACACTCAGCGGAGCAAATGCATACATTGATGGTATCAATTATTTTGTCTATAATAAAAGTGAAAATAAAGCTATATTTTCAAGTGGAGAGACATCAAAAGTAAATATTCCGAGTCAGGCATATAAAGTTGAAATTTTAAATGGTACAGAGAAAAATGGACTTGCTAAACAGTATAAAGATATACTTGTTAAGAAAGGTTTAGGAAATGACATAACTACAGGTAATTATCCTAAAAAGCCTGTTAAAGAGACCAAGGTAACTTTATATGGTATACCTGAAGATTATGTACCGTATATAAAAAGCAAACTAAAAGTCGATGATATAGAATTAGTAGGCAAGAAAACAGATAAATTTGACATGATTATACTTCAGGGAGAAGATTTTAGTGAATAG
- a CDS encoding RluA family pseudouridine synthase, translating into MNREDNNRLVYFVEKQHENFKIRDYLKKVHGFSTRFVRGAAFGERIFVNGKVVRLSYRVSEGDKIEVDVNKVESQNVEPEKMELNIAYEDSDVIVINKPPKMIVHPTKNYQHGTLSNGLLYYFKEKGENCIVRLVNRLDMDTSGLVLVAKNQFSHMALARDMHLDSFKKEYIAVISGHLYDSKGTIDKPIYKAEDEPIRRVIDDRGQKSITHFEVLQRYETGDKVKLSLETGRTHQIRVHLSSIGNPIIGDSLYGTESDLIDRQALHAYRLQFPHPRDGRIVSVECKLPQDIENLIENMKESAE; encoded by the coding sequence GTGAATAGAGAAGATAATAATAGACTTGTTTACTTTGTAGAAAAACAGCATGAAAATTTTAAAATAAGAGATTATTTAAAGAAGGTTCATGGATTTTCCACAAGATTTGTAAGGGGAGCAGCATTTGGCGAAAGAATATTTGTAAACGGAAAAGTAGTTAGGTTATCTTACAGAGTATCTGAGGGAGATAAAATTGAAGTTGATGTAAACAAGGTTGAAAGCCAGAATGTAGAGCCTGAAAAAATGGAACTTAACATAGCTTATGAGGATTCAGATGTAATAGTTATAAATAAACCCCCTAAAATGATTGTTCACCCAACAAAAAATTATCAGCATGGAACTCTTTCTAATGGCTTACTATATTACTTTAAAGAAAAGGGTGAAAATTGCATTGTTAGATTAGTAAATAGATTGGATATGGATACTTCCGGTCTGGTGCTGGTAGCAAAGAATCAATTTTCTCACATGGCACTTGCAAGAGATATGCACCTAGATTCCTTTAAAAAGGAGTATATAGCGGTTATAAGTGGACATTTATATGATTCCAAGGGTACTATAGATAAACCCATTTATAAGGCTGAAGATGAGCCTATAAGGAGAGTAATAGATGATAGAGGACAGAAGAGCATAACACATTTCGAAGTCCTCCAAAGATACGAAACAGGTGATAAGGTTAAACTTTCACTTGAAACAGGGAGAACACATCAAATTAGAGTGCATTTAAGCAGTATTGGCAATCCTATAATAGGTGATAGTCTTTATGGAACGGAAAGTGACTTAATTGACCGTCAGGCACTGCATGCATATAGGCTTCAGTTTCCACATCCTAGAGATGGCAGAATAGTAAGTGTTGAATGTAAGCTTCCTCAGGATATTGAAAATCTTATAGAGAACATGAAAGAAAGTGCAGAATGA
- the obgE gene encoding GTPase ObgE, which yields MFVDKARIFVKSGDGGDGAISFRREKYTPLGGPDGGDGGEGGDVILVADSNMTTLLDFKYKRKYVGERGQNGQGAKCYGRDGKDLYIKVPMGTVIKDVETDKIMADLAHKDDKFVVVKGGRGGKGNVKFCTPTRQAPNFAQPGMPGEERWISLELKLLADVGLIGFPNVGKSTLLSIASKARPKIANYHFTTITPNLGVVDVPGISSFVMADIPGIIEGASEGVGLGFEFLRHIERTRLLVHVVDISGSEGRDPLDDFMKINEELKKYNVKLWDRPQIVVANKSDMLYDDEVFEKFKAELKKLGYNSVFKISAATKMGVEPLLKECARVLSTIPITDMEIPEEEKFVPEDKHFTYTIRKEENTYIVEGSFVDRLLASVNVNEPDSFKYFHKVLRNKGIMNELDKMGIKDGDIVRLNDFEFEFLK from the coding sequence ATGTTTGTAGATAAAGCTAGGATTTTTGTTAAATCCGGAGACGGTGGAGATGGTGCAATATCCTTTAGAAGAGAAAAATATACACCGCTTGGAGGACCAGACGGTGGAGATGGAGGAGAAGGCGGAGACGTAATTCTTGTAGCAGATTCCAATATGACAACACTTCTCGATTTTAAATATAAAAGAAAATATGTAGGGGAAAGAGGCCAAAATGGTCAAGGCGCAAAATGCTATGGCAGAGATGGTAAAGACCTCTATATAAAAGTTCCTATGGGAACAGTAATAAAAGATGTAGAAACAGATAAGATAATGGCAGATTTAGCTCATAAGGATGATAAATTTGTAGTTGTAAAAGGTGGAAGAGGCGGAAAAGGAAACGTAAAATTTTGTACTCCAACAAGGCAGGCACCTAACTTTGCACAGCCGGGTATGCCTGGAGAAGAGAGATGGATAAGTCTAGAATTAAAGCTTTTAGCAGATGTTGGACTTATTGGATTTCCTAATGTTGGAAAGTCAACACTTCTTTCTATAGCGTCTAAAGCAAGACCTAAAATTGCTAATTATCATTTTACAACTATAACGCCAAACCTTGGAGTAGTTGATGTTCCGGGAATTAGCAGCTTTGTAATGGCAGATATACCTGGAATAATTGAAGGTGCATCTGAAGGTGTAGGTCTTGGTTTTGAATTTTTAAGACATATTGAAAGAACAAGACTTTTAGTTCATGTTGTTGATATATCTGGTTCAGAGGGAAGAGATCCTCTAGATGATTTTATGAAAATAAATGAAGAACTCAAAAAATATAATGTAAAGCTTTGGGATAGACCTCAAATTGTAGTTGCAAATAAATCAGATATGCTTTATGACGATGAAGTCTTTGAAAAATTTAAGGCTGAACTTAAAAAGTTAGGATATAATAGTGTATTTAAAATTTCTGCTGCAACTAAAATGGGAGTAGAGCCTCTTTTAAAAGAGTGTGCTAGAGTTTTAAGTACTATTCCGATTACGGATATGGAAATACCTGAGGAAGAAAAATTTGTACCAGAGGATAAGCATTTTACTTATACAATAAGGAAAGAAGAGAATACTTACATTGTTGAAGGAAGCTTTGTAGATAGACTTCTTGCAAGTGTAAATGTAAATGAACCAGACTCCTTTAAATATTTTCATAAGGTTCTAAGAAACAAAGGTATAATGAATGAATTAGATAAAATGGGAATAAAAGATGGAGACATTGTAAGACTTAATGATTTTGAATTTGAATTTTTAAAGTAG
- the yqeK gene encoding bis(5'-nucleosyl)-tetraphosphatase (symmetrical) YqeK has protein sequence MWSYDKIIDYLKNNLGEKRFKHSLGVMDTAVKLAEKYNGDTKKAKLAGLVHDCAKKLSDEKIVEICTQNGYKLDDIALRNPSLFHGLAGRIIAKNLMEIEDEEVLNAVEFHTTGKINMSLLEKIIYIADYIEPTRDFNGVDKLRKAAFENLDDALLLAFDNTIKFVIGKKGFLHHNTIEARNYLISQRK, from the coding sequence ATGTGGTCATATGATAAAATTATAGATTATTTGAAGAACAATTTAGGAGAAAAAAGATTTAAGCACAGCTTAGGAGTGATGGATACTGCTGTTAAGCTTGCAGAAAAATATAATGGGGATACCAAGAAAGCTAAATTGGCAGGGCTTGTACATGATTGTGCTAAAAAACTATCGGATGAAAAAATCGTTGAAATATGTACTCAAAATGGTTATAAATTAGACGATATAGCACTAAGAAATCCATCTCTTTTCCATGGACTTGCAGGCAGAATAATTGCTAAAAATTTAATGGAGATAGAAGATGAAGAAGTGCTTAATGCTGTGGAGTTTCATACTACAGGCAAAATTAACATGTCACTTTTAGAAAAAATTATTTATATAGCAGATTATATTGAGCCAACCAGAGATTTTAATGGTGTAGATAAACTTAGAAAAGCAGCATTTGAAAATCTAGATGATGCACTTCTATTGGCTTTTGATAATACTATTAAATTTGTAATTGGTAAGAAAGGTTTTCTTCATCACAATACGATAGAGGCTAGAAATTATCTCATTTCGCAAAGAAAGTAG
- the rplU gene encoding 50S ribosomal protein L21 — protein MYAVIATGGKQYKVQEGDTIYVEKLEAEVDSKVELDNVLAVSKEDGLVLGKPVVDGAKVVAKVAAQGKNKKVIVFKYKRKKDYRRKAGHRQAYTKLVIEKIEA, from the coding sequence ATGTACGCAGTTATAGCTACTGGAGGAAAACAGTATAAAGTTCAAGAAGGAGATACAATCTACGTTGAAAAACTTGAAGCTGAAGTTGATTCAAAAGTTGAACTTGATAATGTTCTTGCAGTTTCAAAAGAAGATGGTTTAGTTTTAGGAAAACCTGTTGTTGATGGAGCAAAAGTTGTAGCAAAAGTTGCAGCTCAAGGTAAAAACAAGAAAGTCATCGTATTTAAGTATAAGAGAAAAAAGGACTATAGAAGAAAAGCAGGACATAGGCAGGCTTATACTAAACTTGTAATTGAAAAGATTGAAGCATAA
- a CDS encoding Rne/Rng family ribonuclease, translating to MKKVFIERCTDFLKVAIEENGIFNQCFIEDEREETYSGEIYKGVIRNIVPAIKCAFVDIGRGKNGYLYMDKKFNNINIKKGDEILVEIIKESIGSKGPKVSNAITIPGRYSVIVTLNKDISISKKISNPKYVEELKKNIKKPDDVGVMIRTNAQNVNFDDINEEIKSLYEIYCGISKKAKYSNKLGLIYKSGGVIERVMRDNSDEDDLQVVVNDVNDFEYIKKYIDGKKDMKCDLKLHDNPITLMEYYGFEKKIIKLIDRKVMLKCGGYLVIDKTEAMYVIDVNSGKNIKNSSLSKTAFKTNVEAAKEVVRQVILRNLSGIIVIDFIDINSAEEKNRIISILIDGFKNDKNKTIIYPFTELNIVQIARRRRGKSVYDYLEEDCMSCRGSGSELSFDYAKSLMRNELNRYLKEHEKINNVYIEIDIRYKDKIKSDTQKFVHDIGAEKLHVYVKYEHRSDFFKMDFRELMGDVSIQQYKIYG from the coding sequence TTGAAAAAGGTATTTATAGAGAGGTGTACTGACTTTCTAAAAGTAGCTATAGAGGAAAATGGTATTTTTAATCAATGTTTTATAGAAGATGAAAGAGAAGAAACTTATTCTGGAGAAATATACAAGGGAGTTATTAGGAATATAGTACCTGCTATAAAGTGTGCTTTTGTGGATATAGGTAGGGGGAAAAATGGATACCTCTACATGGATAAGAAATTCAATAATATAAATATAAAAAAAGGTGACGAGATATTAGTTGAAATAATAAAGGAAAGCATAGGTAGCAAAGGACCTAAGGTTAGTAATGCAATAACCATACCAGGAAGGTATTCTGTTATAGTTACTTTGAATAAAGATATAAGTATCTCAAAAAAAATATCTAATCCTAAATATGTAGAGGAACTAAAGAAAAATATAAAAAAACCAGACGACGTTGGAGTAATGATAAGGACAAATGCTCAAAATGTTAACTTTGATGACATAAATGAAGAAATAAAAAGTTTATATGAAATTTACTGCGGCATAAGTAAGAAGGCAAAATACTCTAATAAGCTTGGTCTCATTTATAAAAGCGGCGGAGTAATAGAAAGAGTAATGAGGGATAATTCTGATGAAGATGATCTCCAGGTAGTAGTAAATGATGTGAATGATTTTGAATACATAAAAAAGTATATAGACGGCAAAAAAGACATGAAATGCGATTTGAAATTACATGATAATCCTATAACCTTAATGGAATACTATGGGTTTGAGAAAAAGATAATTAAACTCATAGATAGAAAAGTTATGCTTAAATGCGGTGGTTATTTAGTAATTGATAAAACAGAAGCAATGTACGTAATAGATGTAAATTCAGGCAAGAACATAAAAAATTCAAGTTTGTCTAAAACGGCTTTTAAAACCAATGTGGAAGCGGCAAAAGAAGTGGTGCGCCAGGTTATACTTAGAAATTTAAGCGGTATAATAGTAATTGATTTTATAGATATTAATAGTGCAGAGGAAAAAAATAGAATAATAAGTATATTAATAGACGGATTTAAGAATGATAAAAATAAAACCATAATATATCCTTTTACAGAATTAAATATAGTTCAGATTGCAAGAAGAAGAAGGGGAAAATCAGTTTATGATTACCTTGAAGAAGATTGCATGTCCTGCCGTGGAAGCGGAAGCGAGCTGAGTTTTGATTATGCTAAAAGTCTTATGAGAAATGAGCTTAATAGATACTTAAAGGAACATGAAAAGATTAATAATGTATATATTGAAATTGATATAAGGTATAAGGATAAAATTAAAAGTGACACGCAAAAATTTGTACATGATATAGGTGCGGAGAAGCTTCACGTTTATGTTAAGTACGAACATAGAAGCGATTTCTTTAAAATGGATTTTAGAGAGCTTATGGGAGATGTATCAATTCAGCAGTATAAAATTTATGGGTAA
- a CDS encoding TIGR03936 family radical SAM-associated protein, with protein MKVRYLIKYSKGSDIKFVGHLDLMRTIQRAIKRADLPIEYSHGFNPHMTMSIAQPLSVGVYSDGEYMDVKFSDEIPESEVKEKFNKASTNALKIVDVVKIRNEYYPSGKKVESSMAVIEAAVYDIKIKYENTSKLKEEMESLLKSEDWSILKKTKKSEKIVNIKSMVKKLSYNIEDNVLKIRTAISSGSRENLSPDLLCDYIKKNTNSVLKDSFTDIKRVEMYAIKNKKLVPLNKYFS; from the coding sequence TTGAAGGTGCGTTATTTAATAAAATACAGTAAGGGTTCAGATATAAAATTTGTTGGGCATCTTGATTTAATGCGTACAATCCAAAGAGCTATAAAGAGAGCTGATCTTCCTATTGAGTATTCACATGGATTCAATCCTCATATGACGATGTCAATAGCACAGCCCCTTTCTGTTGGTGTTTATTCTGATGGTGAGTATATGGATGTAAAATTCAGCGATGAAATACCTGAAAGTGAAGTAAAGGAAAAGTTCAATAAAGCTTCAACCAATGCTTTAAAAATTGTTGATGTGGTTAAAATAAGAAATGAATATTATCCTTCAGGTAAAAAAGTTGAAAGTTCCATGGCTGTAATAGAAGCAGCTGTATATGATATAAAAATTAAATATGAAAATACATCTAAGCTTAAAGAAGAAATGGAAAGTTTATTAAAGAGCGAGGATTGGTCAATACTTAAAAAGACTAAAAAAAGCGAAAAGATAGTTAATATTAAAAGTATGGTAAAAAAGCTTTCTTATAATATAGAAGATAATGTATTAAAAATTCGTACTGCAATAAGCTCTGGAAGTCGTGAGAATCTTTCACCGGATTTGCTCTGTGATTATATAAAGAAGAATACTAATAGCGTACTTAAAGATTCTTTTACAGATATAAAAAGAGTTGAAATGTATGCTATTAAGAACAAAAAGTTAGTTCCGCTGAACAAGTATTTTAGCTAA
- the nadD gene encoding nicotinate-nucleotide adenylyltransferase, giving the protein MKKKAIFGGTFDPIHNAHLNIAYKSLERFNLDEVIFIPSGNPPHKDEKKVTPACIRYSMVQEAIKSIPKFKVSDYEIEKGGVSYTYETLKYFSQKEKDVEWFFISGLDSLMELDTWKNPDIILKLCKFIVFNRPGYRRSQVVEQEKYLEKKYSNSIVFLDIQPINISSTIIRQKIRRNEYIGDLVPKEICDIIKNNKLYV; this is encoded by the coding sequence ATGAAGAAAAAAGCTATTTTTGGTGGAACATTTGATCCTATTCATAATGCGCATTTGAATATAGCATATAAAAGTCTAGAAAGATTTAACCTTGATGAGGTAATATTTATACCTTCGGGAAATCCTCCACATAAGGATGAAAAAAAAGTAACTCCAGCATGCATAAGATATTCTATGGTACAGGAAGCCATTAAGAGTATTCCTAAATTTAAAGTAAGTGATTATGAAATTGAAAAGGGCGGAGTTAGTTATACTTACGAGACACTTAAATATTTTTCACAAAAAGAAAAAGATGTGGAGTGGTTTTTTATTTCAGGGCTTGATAGTCTCATGGAACTAGATACGTGGAAGAATCCAGATATAATACTTAAATTGTGTAAGTTTATTGTATTCAATAGACCCGGATATAGAAGAAGTCAAGTTGTAGAACAAGAAAAATATTTGGAAAAAAAATACAGCAATAGCATAGTATTTTTGGATATTCAGCCGATAAATATATCATCTACCATAATAAGGCAAAAAATTAGAAGAAATGAATATATAGGGGATTTGGTACCTAAAGAAATTTGCGATATAATAAAAAATAATAAACTCTATGTTTGA
- a CDS encoding TIGR03960 family B12-binding radical SAM protein codes for MNNTFDDILFRVEKPARYIGGEFNSVIKDKEKIDVRFAFCFPDVYEVGMSHLGMKILYDVLNKRDDTYCERVFAPWPDMEKLMRENNIPLYALESKDPITNFDFIAFTLQYEMSYTNILNMLNLANVEVRASKRREDDPIIICGGPCAYNPEPLYDIADIFSLGEGEEHLSEMVDLYKKCKRDKLSRKEFLRMASHVEGTYVPSLYDVTYNEDNTIKEFKPLYDDVPKKVKKRIITNFNEVVYPENFIVPYNEIVHDRIMLETFRGCTRGCRFCQAGMIYRPVREKKTDKLMELADKIIKSTGYEEMSLTSLSICDYSDIKNLVYSLIEKYKEKNVSVSLPSLRVDSFSVDLIKELQKVRKSGLTFAPEAGTQRMRDVINKGVTEQNLMDSVSSAFRNGWTTIKLYFMIGLPNETKEDVRGIGELGKKVVEEYYKVPKDQRKRGLKVTLSTSIFVPKPFTPFQWSPADNIESVREKISGLRDELNGTRAITYNWHETPVSYLEAALARGDRRVCDVIIKAYEKGAKFDGWSEYFNNDTWMEAFKECGVDPDFYVYRQRSYDEVLPWDFIDIGVNKEYLINENEKAKQAVVTPDCRQGCKNCGININFKEGKCFEGALFNKIQ; via the coding sequence ATGAATAACACTTTTGATGATATTTTGTTTAGAGTTGAGAAACCAGCCAGATATATAGGAGGAGAATTTAACTCTGTTATTAAAGATAAAGAAAAGATAGATGTGAGATTTGCTTTCTGCTTTCCGGATGTTTATGAAGTTGGAATGTCACATCTTGGAATGAAAATACTATATGATGTGCTAAATAAAAGAGATGACACATACTGTGAAAGGGTTTTTGCTCCATGGCCTGATATGGAAAAGTTGATGCGTGAAAATAACATTCCGCTTTATGCTCTTGAATCAAAAGATCCTATAACAAATTTTGATTTTATAGCTTTTACTCTTCAATATGAAATGAGTTATACAAATATACTCAATATGCTTAATCTTGCAAATGTGGAAGTAAGAGCATCTAAAAGGCGTGAAGATGACCCGATTATTATATGTGGAGGACCATGTGCTTATAATCCAGAGCCTCTTTATGATATTGCGGATATATTCTCATTAGGTGAAGGAGAAGAGCACCTAAGTGAGATGGTTGATTTATATAAAAAATGCAAGAGAGATAAATTAAGCAGAAAAGAATTTTTAAGAATGGCATCACATGTTGAAGGTACTTATGTGCCATCTCTTTATGATGTTACATATAATGAGGATAATACTATAAAGGAATTTAAACCTCTTTATGACGATGTACCTAAAAAGGTAAAGAAGAGGATAATAACTAATTTTAATGAGGTAGTATATCCTGAAAATTTTATAGTTCCATATAATGAAATAGTACATGATAGAATTATGCTTGAAACTTTTAGAGGATGTACAAGAGGATGTAGATTTTGTCAAGCAGGGATGATATATAGGCCTGTAAGGGAAAAGAAGACGGATAAATTAATGGAGCTTGCTGATAAGATAATAAAAAGTACTGGATATGAGGAAATGTCACTTACATCTTTAAGCATATGCGATTATTCAGATATTAAAAATCTTGTATACAGTTTAATTGAAAAATACAAAGAAAAAAATGTAAGTGTATCGCTGCCATCTCTTAGGGTAGATTCATTTTCAGTCGATTTAATAAAAGAGCTTCAAAAGGTTAGAAAATCGGGGCTTACTTTTGCTCCTGAAGCCGGAACTCAGAGAATGAGAGATGTTATAAATAAAGGCGTAACAGAGCAAAACCTTATGGATTCAGTAAGCAGTGCTTTTAGAAACGGTTGGACTACTATAAAACTTTACTTTATGATAGGACTTCCTAATGAAACTAAAGAAGATGTAAGAGGCATAGGTGAGCTTGGTAAAAAAGTAGTAGAGGAATATTATAAAGTACCTAAAGATCAGAGGAAAAGAGGACTTAAGGTTACTTTAAGTACATCTATATTTGTACCTAAGCCGTTTACTCCATTCCAGTGGTCTCCTGCAGATAATATAGAATCTGTTAGAGAAAAAATAAGTGGACTTAGAGATGAATTAAATGGAACAAGGGCTATTACATATAACTGGCATGAGACTCCTGTAAGTTATCTTGAGGCAGCACTTGCAAGAGGTGACAGAAGAGTTTGTGATGTAATTATAAAAGCCTATGAAAAGGGAGCTAAGTTTGACGGATGGTCTGAGTATTTTAATAATGATACATGGATGGAAGCTTTTAAAGAATGTGGTGTCGATCCGGATTTTTATGTTTACAGACAGAGAAGTTATGATGAAGTTCTTCCATGGGATTTTATAGACATAGGAGTTAATAAGGAATACTTAATAAATGAAAATGAAAAGGCTAAACAGGCGGTAGTTACACCTGATTGTAGACAGGGATGTAAAAACTGCGGAATTAACATTAATTTTAAAGAAGGGAAGTGCTTTGAAGGTGCGTTATTTAATAAAATACAGTAA
- a CDS encoding ribosomal-processing cysteine protease Prp, whose amino-acid sequence MIDVVFKKENQNLVSYSIKGHADRKASGDDIYLENYDRETGMVYDDAVCSAVSVLGQVCILGMENVLHMKVKYSAEEGHIGLNLKDLSSDDLKQTQVLMETTLLGFENLAESYSSYIKVSVEEV is encoded by the coding sequence ATGATTGATGTGGTTTTTAAAAAAGAAAATCAAAACCTGGTTTCTTATTCCATAAAGGGTCATGCTGACCGTAAGGCCAGTGGTGATGACATATATTTAGAAAATTATGATAGAGAAACAGGGATGGTATATGATGATGCAGTCTGTAGTGCCGTATCAGTTTTAGGTCAAGTATGCATTTTAGGTATGGAAAATGTTTTACATATGAAAGTAAAGTATTCGGCTGAAGAAGGGCATATAGGGTTAAATCTTAAAGATTTGAGCTCAGATGATCTTAAGCAGACACAGGTTCTTATGGAGACTACGTTATTAGGCTTTGAAAATTTAGCGGAAAGCTATAGCAGTTATATAAAGGTTAGTGTGGAGGAGGTGTAA
- the yhbY gene encoding ribosome assembly RNA-binding protein YhbY encodes MLTGKQRAFLRSMANNMEVIFQIGKNGIEDSLVKQIDDALEARELIKINVLENSGITPREASGVLCERLGCEGIQAIGKKLVIYRKSKNKPKIELISR; translated from the coding sequence ATGCTAACAGGTAAACAAAGAGCCTTTTTAAGAAGTATGGCAAATAATATGGAGGTTATATTCCAGATAGGTAAGAATGGAATAGAAGATTCTCTAGTAAAACAAATAGATGATGCACTTGAGGCTAGAGAGCTTATAAAAATAAATGTTCTTGAAAATAGTGGTATTACACCAAGAGAAGCAAGTGGCGTTTTATGTGAAAGATTAGGCTGCGAGGGAATACAGGCAATTGGTAAAAAGCTTGTTATATACAGAAAATCAAAAAATAAGCCTAAAATCGAACTTATTAGTAGGTAG
- the rpmA gene encoding 50S ribosomal protein L27, which produces MLTINLRLCAHKKGMGSSKNGRDSESKRLGAKASDGEFVLAGNIIVRQRGTKIHPGVNVGKGKDDTLFAKADGLVKFEKRGKDKKYASVYPVEIQESAAE; this is translated from the coding sequence ATGCTTACAATTAATCTTAGATTATGTGCCCACAAAAAAGGAATGGGTAGTTCTAAAAACGGAAGAGATAGTGAATCCAAGAGACTTGGAGCTAAAGCTTCTGATGGAGAATTCGTTCTAGCTGGAAACATAATTGTTAGACAGAGAGGAACAAAAATTCATCCAGGTGTGAATGTAGGTAAAGGTAAAGATGATACACTCTTTGCTAAAGCTGATGGACTAGTTAAATTCGAGAAACGCGGAAAAGATAAGAAATATGCAAGCGTTTATCCAGTTGAAATTCAGGAAAGCGCAGCAGAATAA